DNA sequence from the Synechococcus sp. MU1617 genome:
TCTATGCAGTCTGTATGCGTCATTGGTTCCTCTGGCATGGCAGGCCAGGCCTTTTGTAATTATCTCGCGGCTAATAATTTTAAAGTTTTTACCGTCTCCCGTGTCTCCCCTGATCTTAGCATTGACATACTAGCCTTAGATGCACTTACTAAATTAGAGCTATTTTTAGTCGATATTCAACCTTCTATTGTCATTAATTGCCTGGCTATAACCTCCCTTCAATATTGTGAGAATCATCCTCTTGATGCATTTAAGGTCAACTCCTTGCTCCCACGTTTTTTGGCTGATCTGTGTTTTCGTATCAAAGCCAAGCTTATCCATATTTCCTCTGATCATTTCTTCGATGACTCCTGCATCCTGCATTCAGAAACAGCTTCTCTTTCCCCATTAAATCACTACTCCGTTACTAAGCTTTGTGCTGAGAGATTTGTTTTACTTAACCCATCAGTACTCGTTATACGAACTAATATTGTTGGCTTTCGAGGTATTGCGCACCGTCCGACATTTGTCGAGTGGCTTATTGACTCTCTTTTAAATCGCTTCTCTTTAAATCTTTTTACCGATTTCTATACTTCTTCCATTGATGTTGAATCTTTTGTTCGTATATGCATGAATCCTTGTTTGATCTCTGCCTCTGGGATTTACAATATTGGTGCCTCATCACAGCTTTCCAAACTTGAGTTTTCCAGTCTTTTGGCCCGCGAATTTAATATAAAACTTGATTGGCATAATGAATCATCTGTTTTAGATCTTAGTCCCAGGCGTTCGCGTTTTCTTGGGCTTGACTGTTCAAAGGTTGAATCTCTTCTCAGCATGCCTATGCCCTCTCCTTCTCAAGTAATTGCTAATCTAGTAGTCCAATACAAGGCCCGTCTTTACTTATGACTAGTCGCCTACCTGATATGACCATTTCCTCATCTTCTGCTTTTCAGATTGGCAACTCATGGATCGGCAATAGCTGCCCTACTTATTTTATTGCCGATATTGCCGCTAATCACGATGGTAGTCTTTCTAGAGCCCAAGATCTAATTAAATTAGCTGCAGATTCAGGTGCCAACGCTGCTAAGTTCCAGAACTTCAAGGCATCTACTATTGTTTCTGATCATGGTTTTCGAAGTTTAGGCGATATAGCTAGTCATCAATCTTCCTGGGGTGAATCTGTTTACTCCG
Encoded proteins:
- a CDS encoding SDR family oxidoreductase, with translation MQSVCVIGSSGMAGQAFCNYLAANNFKVFTVSRVSPDLSIDILALDALTKLELFLVDIQPSIVINCLAITSLQYCENHPLDAFKVNSLLPRFLADLCFRIKAKLIHISSDHFFDDSCILHSETASLSPLNHYSVTKLCAERFVLLNPSVLVIRTNIVGFRGIAHRPTFVEWLIDSLLNRFSLNLFTDFYTSSIDVESFVRICMNPCLISASGIYNIGASSQLSKLEFSSLLAREFNIKLDWHNESSVLDLSPRRSRFLGLDCSKVESLLSMPMPSPSQVIANLVVQYKARLYL